A region of Ammospiza nelsoni isolate bAmmNel1 chromosome 8, bAmmNel1.pri, whole genome shotgun sequence DNA encodes the following proteins:
- the TECTB gene encoding beta-tectorin yields the protein MVTLAVYLLVILARGLAGPCTPNKADVILVYCYPKTIITRIPECPYGWEVNQLALGGICYNGIHDSGYYQFTIPDLSPKNKSYCGTQSEFKNPIYHFYNSIVSNDSSVIVKNQPVNYSFTCSYNANYLVNQAAFDQRVATVHVKNGSSGSFESQLSLNFYSNAKFSSIKEAPFVVETSEIGSDIFAGVEAKGLSDRFKVVLNNCWATPSSEYFYQIHWPLITKGCATDYSILVHENGKTNRATFQFNAFRFRNIPKLSKVWLHCETHICDSEKFSCPVICDKRGQRAEQTGGVLVAEITVRSKGLSRFYTLSDVIFHLLFVIGFSAVLL from the exons ATGGTGACTCTTGCTGTTTATCTGCTGGTCATTTTGGCTCGAGGTCTTGCAGGGCCTTGCACTCCAAATAAAGCAG ATGTAATTCTAGTATACTGCTATCCTAAAACCATCATTACCAGAATTCCAGAGTGCCCTTATGGATGGGAGGTTAATCAGCTGGCACTTGGAGGCATTTGCTACAATGGGATCCACGATTCAGGATATTACCAATTCACAATCCCAGACCTGTCACCTAAAAACAAATCATACTGTGGCACACAGTCAGAG TTCAAGAATCCCATATACCACTTCTACAACTCCATCGTCTCCAATGACTCCTCAGTGATTGTGAAGAACCAGCCGGTGAATTACTCCTTCACCTGCTCATACAATGCCAACTACCTGGTGAACCAGGCTGCCTTTGACCAAAG ggtggccACTGTCCATGTGAAGAACGGGAGCTCAGGCTCATTTGAAAGCCAGCTGTCCCTCAACTTCTACTCT AATGCCAAGTTCTCAAGTATAAAGGAAGCCCCCTTTGTGGTTGAAACATCAGAAATTGGTTCTGACATATTTGCTGGAGTGGAAGCCAAGGGCTTAAGTGACAG GTTTAAAGTTGTTCTCAACAACTGCTGGGCAACCCCCTCCTCAGAGTATTTCTACCAGATCCACTGGCCTTTGATCACCAAGGG GTGTGCCACGGACTACTCCATCCTAGTGCACGAGAACGGCAAAACGAACCGGGCCACGTTCCAGTTCAACGCCTTCCGCTTCCGCAACATCCCCAAGCTGTCCAAGGTCTGGCTGCACTGCGAGACGCACATCTGCGACAGCGAGAAGTTCTCCTGCCCCGTG ATATGTGACAAGCGAGGGCAGCGCGCGGAACAAACCGGAGGCGTTCTGGTGGCGGAGATCACCGTGCGCA GCAAAGGTTTATCCAGATTTTACACACTCTCAG ATGTCATCTTCCACCTACTTTTTGTGATtggattttctgctgttttattaTAA